In one Arachis duranensis cultivar V14167 chromosome 9, aradu.V14167.gnm2.J7QH, whole genome shotgun sequence genomic region, the following are encoded:
- the LOC107465847 gene encoding uncharacterized protein LOC107465847 codes for MENTLSSTLNGLTSAVQALALQIRSINTPNSQPASSNTLPSQPFPNPKGGINAITLRSGTTLQERSYEEPCSRENIQVKDAVEVEDAEEEDEVQDMVEEAATQPENGASKAAEASRDAIPIPFPHLARKSRKQMELDPKMVEIFKKVEVTIPLFDAIQQVPKYANDPGPCIVSCTIEGVTIFDCMCDIGACVSIMPLSVYDALMLPPLKRSATRFVLADKSIISVVGIAEDVLMSIKGLIFPIDFYILEMPPNDSGRQSSILLGRPFLKTSKFKLDAFSGTYSFEIDGRTVSFNLDEAMRHPMEDHSIFQCDIIDENMAVVHQEEIEEMHMEQVASVGKPSELSEDVIPPHIAPDDQVPSQEQKTELKPLPPHLKYAYWCTEL; via the exons ATGGAGAACACACTTAGCTCTACCTTGAACGGTCTGACTTCTGCTGTACAAGCTCTCGCTTTACAAATTAGATCTATAAACACCCCCAACAGTCAACCTGCAAGCTCTAATACACTTCCGTCTCAACCTTTTCCCAACCCCAAAGgaggcatcaatgccatcactttgaggtctggaaccacactgcaaGAGAGGAGTTATGAGGAGCCATGTTCAAGGGAGAACATTCAAGTTAAAGATGCTGTTGAGGTAGAAGATGCTGAAGAGGAAGATGAGGtacaagacatggttgaagaaGCAGCAACTCAACCAGAGAATGGAGCATCAAAGGCAGCTGAAGCTTCACGTGACGCTATCCCTATCCCCTTTCCACATCTTGCAAGAAAGTCTAGAAAGCAGATGGAgcttgatcccaaaatggtagaaatcttcaaaaaggttgaagTAACTATTCCCCTCTTTGATGCTATTcagcaagtacctaaatatgcgaa tgatccaggtccatGCATAGTTAGCTGTACTATTGAGGGTGTAACAATTtttgactgcatgtgtgatatAGGAGCATGTGTGAGTATTATGccattatctgtatatgatgcttTGATGCTACCTCCTTTAAAAAGGTCGGCAACACGTTTTGTTTTGGCAGATAAAAGCATAATCTCTGTGGTTGGTATTGCTGAGGATGTGCTAATGAGCATTAAGGGGCTAATATTCCCTATTGATTTTTacatcttggagatgccccctAATGACTCCGGGAGGCAGTCATCcatcctacttggaagaccatttctGAAGACTTCAAAGTTCAAGTTGGACGCCTTCTCAGGAACCTACTCTTTTGAGATAGATGGCAGAACAGTGAGCTTCAATCTGGATGAAGCTATGAGGCATCCAATGGAAGATCACTCCATCTTCCAGTGTGATATTATTGATGAGAACATGGCTGTAGTCCATCAGGAAGAAATAGAAGAGATGCACATGGAGCAAGTAGCAAGTGTGGGGAAGCCCTCTGAGCTTTCTGAAGATGTCATACCACCACACATAGCTCCAGATGATCAAGTGCCTAGCCAGGAGCAGAAAACAGAATTGAAGCCCCTTCCACCCCACCTCAAGTACGCATACTGGTGCAcagaattgtga